A DNA window from Mastomys coucha isolate ucsf_1 unplaced genomic scaffold, UCSF_Mcou_1 pScaffold21, whole genome shotgun sequence contains the following coding sequences:
- the LOC116100695 gene encoding olfactory receptor 51A7-like — protein MSVCNASDIEIPIFILIGIPGLEHVHIWLSIPICLMYLVAIMGNCTILFLIKTETSLHEPMYYFLSMLAFSDLGLSVSSLPTMLRIFLFNSAEISSDACFAQEFFIHGFSAMESSVLFIMAIDRFIAVYNPLRYTSILTVRRVFKTGLIFATFCIAVVLPFPFILKRLKFCKKSLLSHSYCLHQDVMKVACSNNRINVIYGFFVATLSLLYLVFISVSYMLILKIVLGITSRKGRLKFFNTCISHICAVLIFYVPIITLAALHRFAKNISPVIGIIIADIFLLIPPLMNPIVYSVKSQQIRNLIQTKLCEKYHWWEIPASLKAWVTSLYLNTCRH, from the coding sequence ATGTCAGTCTGCAATGCCTCTGATATAGAAATCCCCATCTTCATTCTGATTGGGATTCCAGGGTTGGAGCATGTGCATATTTGGCTCTCCATCCCAATTTGCCTCATGTACCTTGTGGCCATCATGGGAAACTGCACCATTCTCTTCCTCATAAAGACAGAGACCTCTCTGCACGAGCCTATGTATTATTTCCTCTCTATGCTGGCATTTTCTGACTTAGGACTGTCCGTTTCTTCCCTTCCAACTATGCTGAGAATATTCTTGTTCAACTCCGCAGAGATTTCCTCAGATGCCTGTTTTGCTCAAGAGTTTTTCATTCATGGATTCTCAGCTATGGAGTCCTCAGTGCTTTTCATCATGGCCATCGACCGCTTTATAGCTGTCTACAACCCTTTGAGATATACCTCTATCCTTACAGTCAGGAGGGTCTTTAAAACTGGCCTGATATTTGCTACATTCTGTATTGCAGTTGTTCTGCCATTTCCCTTTATACTAAAGAGGTTGAAATTCTGTAAGAAAAGTCTCTTATCTCACTCTTACTGCCTTCACCAGGATGTTATGAAGGTAGCTTGTTCCAACAACAGAATCAATGTTATCTATGGATTTTTCGTGGCTACTTTATCTCTGTTATACTTggtgttcatttctgtgtcttacATGCTGATCCTTAAAATTGTCCTGGGCATTACGTCCCGTAAAGGTCGCCTCAAGTTCTTTAATACTTGCATCTCTCATATCTGTGCTGTGCTCATCTTCTATGTGCCCATCATTACCTTGGCAGCCCTTCACCGCTTTGCTAAAAACATTTCTCCAGTTATTGGAATCATAATAGCTGATATCTTCCTTCTGATTCCTCCTCTAATGAATCCCATTGTATATTCTGTAAAGAGTCAGCAGATTAGAAATCTGATCCAAACCAAATTATGTGAGAAATATCACTGGTGGGAAATTCCAGCTTCCCTGAAAGCCTGGGTTACATCACTGTATCTGAATACATGTAGACATTGA